In the Helicobacter typhlonius genome, one interval contains:
- a CDS encoding DUF3298 and DUF4163 domain-containing protein → MAKMRKCALLVLCAIMLGCGDSKDSQKKQSTQEQTQESKAQGQDIAQDSASARELLGLQENSTAFYVLKGKVGDKEQVGYLSIWEDKKRDIDIESSIENIENDPEKGRVVYLKQNSKDFPLMIAITLPNVWNEAMGDNEHFISSLDAQKITFSKDEKGFLKVSGVWEDDNPRGDRLFWHQKSYFKGEKFSFIQDDSLPLNVVTFTQEYYTHSTKKLDGQVISFESTYRKPIILPSYNPKLESHIVEKLNAQLADGAKDVSELQKQLQYLAKQDFKAYNQEKEQFDAEYAKMYSVEFIDSHIVSLQKFSYVYEGGAHGVHSTTMESYSLQNGERLSSKLEDLFLLDEKNKNTLLQMLTQKLETPEYKEKLFEETLPLKALPQTFFVTSQGIKFVWHIYEIAPYVYGEIELHIPYKDLKSFVNPSSPYAYLFGL, encoded by the coding sequence ATGGCAAAGATGAGGAAATGTGCATTATTGGTATTGTGTGCGATAATGTTAGGCTGTGGAGATTCTAAAGATTCTCAAAAGAAGCAATCTACTCAAGAACAAACGCAAGAGAGCAAGGCTCAAGGGCAAGATATTGCACAAGATTCTGCCTCTGCGCGAGAGCTGCTAGGATTACAAGAAAATAGCACGGCTTTTTATGTGCTTAAAGGCAAGGTAGGCGATAAGGAGCAAGTAGGGTATTTATCTATATGGGAGGATAAAAAGCGTGATATAGATATAGAATCTAGCATAGAGAATATAGAAAATGACCCTGAAAAAGGAAGAGTAGTTTATTTAAAGCAAAATAGCAAAGATTTTCCTTTAATGATTGCTATTACTTTGCCAAATGTGTGGAATGAAGCAATGGGAGACAATGAACATTTTATATCATCACTTGATGCTCAAAAGATTACTTTTAGTAAAGATGAAAAAGGATTTTTAAAGGTAAGTGGTGTATGGGAAGATGATAATCCTCGCGGCGATAGGCTATTTTGGCATCAAAAAAGTTATTTTAAAGGAGAGAAATTTAGCTTTATTCAAGACGACTCTTTGCCCTTAAATGTGGTAACTTTCACACAAGAATACTATACACATTCTACCAAAAAGCTAGATGGGCAAGTTATTTCATTTGAATCTACTTACAGAAAACCTATTATTTTGCCCTCATATAATCCCAAACTTGAATCTCACATCGTAGAAAAGCTTAATGCGCAACTTGCAGATGGGGCAAAAGATGTGTCGGAGCTACAAAAGCAGCTTCAATATCTAGCAAAGCAGGATTTTAAGGCATATAACCAAGAAAAAGAGCAATTTGATGCAGAATATGCAAAAATGTATAGTGTAGAATTTATAGATTCACATATTGTATCATTACAGAAATTTTCTTATGTGTATGAGGGAGGAGCACACGGGGTTCATAGCACAACAATGGAAAGCTATTCTTTGCAAAATGGCGAAAGATTATCAAGCAAATTAGAGGATTTGTTTCTTTTAGATGAGAAAAATAAAAATACACTTTTGCAAATGCTTACTCAAAAACTAGAGACGCCAGAATATAAGGAGAAACTTTTTGAGGAGACTTTGCCGCTGAAAGCATTGCCACAGACTTTTTTTGTTACATCTCAAGGTATAAAATTTGTATGGCATATTTATGAGATTGCTCCTTATGTTTATGGAGAAATAGAACTTCATATACCATATAAGGACTTAAAATCTTTTGTCAATCCTTCTTCGCCTTATGCGTATTTGTTTGGATTATAA
- a CDS encoding YggS family pyridoxal phosphate-dependent enzyme encodes MLALNLERILRRIERARLAYSPHQIISLVAVSKYQSTEQIRALYECGQRAFGENKVQDLRAKIESLDDLPLEWHFIGNLQENKINTLLSLKPALLHSLDSIKLALALQKRLGEQKIRALLQVNAANETTKSGVSIESAKEIYEQICATCPNIKLEGIMSIGAHSDKRADIEKSFKLTRDVFDKVQERGAKILSMGMSGDFEIAIAYGANLVRIGSKLFE; translated from the coding sequence ATGTTAGCTTTAAATCTTGAACGCATTTTGCGTAGAATCGAAAGGGCTAGACTCGCTTATAGTCCTCATCAAATCATCTCACTTGTTGCCGTAAGCAAGTATCAAAGCACGGAGCAAATACGCGCTCTTTATGAATGCGGACAAAGGGCGTTTGGTGAGAATAAAGTGCAGGATTTACGCGCAAAAATTGAATCTTTAGATGATTTGCCTTTGGAGTGGCATTTTATTGGGAATTTGCAGGAAAACAAAATCAATACACTTCTTTCTTTGAAGCCTGCGCTTTTGCATAGCTTAGATTCTATAAAACTCGCCCTTGCTTTGCAGAAACGATTAGGGGAGCAAAAAATAAGGGCATTGCTTCAAGTTAATGCTGCAAATGAGACAACTAAAAGTGGTGTGAGCATAGAATCTGCTAAAGAAATATATGAGCAAATATGTGCCACTTGCCCAAACATCAAGCTTGAGGGCATAATGAGTATTGGCGCACATAGCGATAAAAGGGCTGATATTGAAAAGAGTTTTAAGCTTACTCGTGATGTGTTTGATAAGGTGCAAGAGAGAGGGGCAAAGATTCTCTCTATGGGTATGAGCGGGGATTTTGAAATAGCTATTGCTTATGGAGCAAATCTCGTGCGGATTGGTTCAAAGCTATTTGAATAA
- the rseP gene encoding RIP metalloprotease RseP — MNVLIALFILSFLVFFHELGHFIVARMCGVSVEVFSIGFGKKIASFYKGNTQYALSLIPLGGYVKLKGQDDANPKAHNYEADSYLSKNPYQRIAILLAGPLFNLLLAFFLYMAVGLGGKLSLLPVIGEVKENYPAYLAGIKAGDRILSINDEEIKTWEELDSIILSSSGELLISIERAPSQIFNLHLTPIEKEAKNIFGEDITRRVIGIASANAVGKVSYRGWESIRYGFEETLKASTLIAQGIVKLISGVVPSSEVGGVVSIVSVIGSASQEGWVILFWLTALISVNLGILNLLPIPALDGGHIIFNCYEIIMRKPPSENVAYYLTLCGWAILLALMFLGLYNDIFRLLS, encoded by the coding sequence ATGAATGTCCTTATCGCATTATTTATCTTATCTTTTCTTGTTTTCTTTCACGAGCTAGGACATTTTATTGTAGCGCGTATGTGCGGTGTAAGTGTGGAAGTCTTTAGCATAGGCTTTGGTAAGAAAATAGCGAGTTTTTACAAAGGCAATACACAATATGCTCTCTCACTTATCCCTCTTGGCGGCTATGTGAAATTAAAAGGACAAGATGACGCTAATCCAAAAGCACATAATTATGAGGCAGATTCATATTTAAGCAAGAATCCATATCAACGCATTGCAATTTTGTTGGCAGGACCATTATTTAACCTACTCCTTGCCTTTTTTCTCTATATGGCGGTAGGTTTAGGTGGAAAATTAAGCCTTTTGCCTGTGATAGGAGAAGTTAAGGAAAACTACCCTGCCTACTTAGCTGGTATCAAAGCAGGGGATAGAATCTTAAGTATAAATGATGAAGAGATTAAAACTTGGGAGGAGTTAGATTCTATAATTCTTTCTTCAAGTGGAGAATTACTTATAAGCATTGAGCGAGCTCCTTCACAAATTTTTAACCTTCATCTCACTCCGATAGAAAAAGAAGCAAAAAATATTTTTGGTGAAGACATTACTCGGCGTGTAATTGGTATAGCAAGTGCTAATGCTGTAGGTAAAGTGAGCTATCGTGGCTGGGAGAGCATAAGGTATGGTTTTGAGGAAACGCTTAAGGCAAGTACGCTTATTGCTCAAGGAATTGTAAAGCTTATAAGTGGTGTCGTGCCAAGTAGTGAAGTGGGTGGTGTTGTGAGTATAGTGTCTGTAATAGGTTCAGCTTCCCAAGAGGGTTGGGTAATACTTTTTTGGCTTACTGCTCTTATTTCAGTGAATCTAGGGATTCTTAATCTCCTGCCAATCCCCGCACTAGATGGAGGACATATTATATTTAATTGTTATGAAATTATTATGAGGAAGCCACCGAGTGAAAATGTTGCGTATTATCTTACATTGTGTGGGTGGGCAATACTTTTGGCTTTAATGTTTTTAGGATTGTATAATGATATTTTCCGTTTATTGTCATAA
- the pgsA gene encoding CDP-diacylglycerol--glycerol-3-phosphate 3-phosphatidyltransferase: protein MKHIPNFLSLSRIFLAVLLLFVALHYDMILPDYVDKSWVNYLTCLIFCIASFTDFFDGYIARRYNFHSRFGEVFDPLADKMLILSAFIALLILDRTSPWAVFLILSREFFITGLRVMVAGSGASVAASRSGKYKTGAQITAIAFLLADFFPGGEILLWIAVVLTLYSGADYTIKYMKSL, encoded by the coding sequence GTGAAGCATATCCCTAATTTTCTAAGCCTATCACGCATTTTTTTGGCGGTTTTATTGCTTTTTGTGGCTTTGCACTATGATATGATTTTACCAGATTATGTGGATAAAAGCTGGGTAAATTACCTTACTTGCCTTATTTTTTGCATAGCGAGTTTTACCGACTTTTTTGATGGTTATATTGCGCGTAGATACAATTTTCACTCGCGCTTTGGGGAAGTTTTTGACCCATTAGCAGACAAAATGCTTATTCTTTCTGCTTTTATTGCTCTTTTAATTTTAGATAGGACATCTCCTTGGGCAGTATTTTTGATTTTATCACGAGAATTTTTTATTACTGGATTGCGCGTAATGGTGGCAGGAAGTGGCGCAAGTGTGGCAGCAAGTAGAAGTGGCAAATATAAAACAGGTGCACAAATTACCGCAATCGCATTTTTATTGGCAGATTTTTTCCCCGGTGGCGAGATATTATTATGGATTGCAGTAGTATTGACTTTATATTCTGGGGCTGATTACACAATTAAATATATGAAGAGTCTATAA
- the corA gene encoding magnesium/cobalt transporter CorA encodes MINIFIRRNGLIMRESLHLSDEKVRMLHEHDKILWIDLFHPSPDEVHYISNTYNIEVPSKEEREEIEQSARYWEDSRTITINTYFLVRSIESELLNETITFLLCKNILLTIRYSEFKVFDEIQDIVLATPKVFEDGFDLLGKIFEIRVEKDADLLESVAKNTRAMRKKVFNSHVINYEEMLEELSSLQEVNMSVRDSLFDKRRAITAVLKSDKADTDVKKNITIVLKDLNSLVEFTTANMHALDNIQTILTNQINIEQNKTIKLFTVVTVAMMPPTLIGTIYGMNFDNMPELHWDFSYPVVLIIMILSTIFPIIYFKKKGWI; translated from the coding sequence ATGATTAATATTTTCATTAGACGCAATGGGCTGATTATGCGCGAAAGTCTGCATTTGAGCGATGAAAAAGTGAGGATGCTCCACGAGCACGATAAGATTCTATGGATAGATTTGTTTCACCCTTCACCTGATGAGGTGCATTATATCTCAAATACTTACAACATAGAAGTCCCCAGCAAAGAGGAGCGAGAAGAAATCGAGCAGTCAGCGAGATATTGGGAGGATAGCAGGACGATAACAATTAATACCTATTTCCTTGTCCGCTCTATTGAATCTGAGTTACTCAATGAAACCATTACATTTTTGCTTTGTAAAAATATTCTCTTAACAATTCGTTATAGTGAATTTAAGGTTTTTGATGAGATTCAAGACATCGTTCTTGCCACTCCCAAAGTCTTTGAAGATGGCTTTGACTTGCTCGGTAAAATTTTTGAAATCCGCGTTGAGAAAGATGCTGACTTGCTCGAAAGTGTAGCTAAAAATACACGCGCTATGCGTAAAAAGGTCTTTAACTCTCATGTAATCAATTACGAGGAAATGCTTGAGGAGCTTTCATCTTTGCAAGAAGTCAATATGAGCGTGCGGGATTCACTCTTTGATAAAAGGCGTGCAATTACTGCTGTGCTTAAAAGCGATAAGGCGGATACTGATGTGAAAAAAAATATTACAATTGTGCTAAAGGACCTAAACTCGCTTGTAGAATTTACCACTGCGAATATGCACGCGCTTGATAATATTCAAACGATCCTTACAAACCAAATCAATATTGAGCAAAATAAAACTATTAAGCTTTTCACGGTGGTAACGGTTGCGATGATGCCTCCAACGCTTATTGGCACAATCTATGGGATGAACTTTGATAATATGCCCGAACTGCATTGGGACTTCTCCTATCCTGTGGTGTTGATTATTATGATACTTTCCACGATTTTCCCTATTATCTACTTTAAGAAAAAAGGCTGGATTTAA
- a CDS encoding TerC family protein, translated as MFGWVSDVNAWIALGTLVFLEIVLGIDNLIFLAIVIARLPESQRERARIFGISLAMLSRIALLVGLFWVMKLNNTLFHIGDFAVSGRDIVLFLGGVFLIYKATSEIHQMSEQDSKEDENMQTRHISFGFAIVQIMVLDIIFSLDSVVTAVGMVDILPVMILAIVISVCVMLFASKGISHFIESYPSIKTLALSFLILVGVTLVADSAHFHIPRGYIYFAIIFSLSVELINIYIRGRNSEK; from the coding sequence ATGTTTGGCTGGGTGAGTGATGTTAATGCGTGGATTGCACTTGGCACACTTGTCTTTTTAGAGATTGTGCTCGGCATTGATAATCTTATCTTTCTTGCGATTGTTATTGCGCGTCTGCCAGAATCCCAACGCGAAAGGGCTAGAATCTTTGGCATAAGCCTTGCTATGCTTTCGCGCATTGCTTTGCTTGTAGGGCTTTTTTGGGTAATGAAGCTCAATAATACGCTTTTTCATATAGGCGATTTTGCAGTGAGTGGGCGAGACATTGTGCTTTTTTTGGGTGGTGTATTTTTGATTTATAAAGCCACAAGTGAGATTCACCAAATGAGTGAGCAGGATTCTAAAGAAGATGAAAATATGCAAACAAGACATATTTCGTTTGGCTTTGCGATTGTGCAGATTATGGTGCTTGATATTATATTTTCACTTGATTCTGTGGTTACCGCGGTGGGTATGGTGGATATTTTGCCTGTGATGATACTTGCCATTGTTATAAGTGTGTGTGTAATGCTTTTTGCCTCTAAGGGCATTTCGCATTTTATAGAATCTTATCCTAGCATCAAAACTTTGGCTTTGTCGTTTTTGATTTTGGTGGGTGTAACGCTCGTAGCCGACAGCGCACATTTTCATATACCTAGAGGATATATTTACTTTGCGATTATTTTCTCCCTTAGCGTTGAGCTGATAAATATTTATATTAGGGGGAGGAATTCTGAGAAATGA
- a CDS encoding diacylglycerol kinase: MDNQENYQRNNKKGKKGLKRLYNAFFFSLDGIKAAWKDEEGFRQVLCIGIILSIAAFFIAQNWVELILLILPCMLSVIVELINSAIENAIDFTSLDIHPLAKKAKDMGSAIQLIACLFVAFVWGSYLLMRFVF; encoded by the coding sequence ATGGATAATCAAGAAAACTATCAACGTAATAATAAAAAAGGCAAGAAAGGCTTAAAGCGCCTCTATAATGCATTTTTTTTCTCACTAGATGGCATTAAAGCTGCGTGGAAAGATGAAGAGGGATTTAGGCAAGTGCTTTGTATAGGCATTATTTTGAGTATTGCAGCATTTTTTATAGCACAAAATTGGGTAGAGCTCATCTTACTTATCCTGCCTTGTATGTTATCTGTGATTGTTGAACTTATCAATTCCGCTATTGAAAATGCCATTGATTTTACAAGCCTTGACATTCACCCACTTGCCAAAAAAGCTAAAGATATGGGAAGTGCAATACAACTCATTGCTTGTCTTTTTGTTGCTTTTGTATGGGGTAGCTATTTACTAATGCGCTTTGTGTTCTAA
- a CDS encoding ammonia-forming cytochrome c nitrite reductase subunit c552, with product MKKGRGLPIFIVVAVIVIVGLLWMNSDISSKQANTGTVSKQLVELTDENPTFDFWGKNFPEYLDMYLKVETEAPKYTSFGGNLAYSKLIRYPQLTILWAGYPFSIDANEERGHFWIQVDQMETARNNKDFLNAHGFAGFGGQPAACMNCHSGWTPWLINNVAKGDFVAFNSTKYWTMIKNVPTRNGIEEGSEAHGGPHGGKRMGVTCADCHNPNDMNLRIVRPALINALVDRGYQKDAMQGIKADRKEMRTLVCAQCHVEYYFKPTGEKVKVMGESIASDESKKWWNGTQKTYDEFEHWRDGNKATEIEVDGINLTFPWSAWKKGEKFRIEMFDEHYEAVRPIFAQDWSHKETKAPMLKIQHPEYELFSGGVHAANGVSCADCHMPYVKGAGGKKITQHNITSPLFDVNSACKTCHTQPEEYLKNQIADIQKSVAFDLRSAEYATVSLIFDIKKLRTELSNLPAYQTDGKPDDAKISKALKEPLELHRKGQMRGDFVGAENSTGFHNPREASRMLLQAVEMARMGQTKLVEIATANGIKNFTTSNLGFDEIQKFNPGEIVYKIDLDGHTAGERYYEDPRVNGEAPQELLELDKNTKPYNFGAIDKISASATSTK from the coding sequence ATGAAAAAAGGCAGAGGACTACCTATATTTATTGTCGTAGCCGTCATTGTAATTGTTGGGCTTTTGTGGATGAACTCGGATATTTCGTCAAAACAAGCAAATACCGGGACTGTGTCAAAACAGCTCGTGGAGCTTACTGATGAAAATCCAACATTTGATTTTTGGGGTAAAAACTTCCCTGAATACCTTGATATGTATCTCAAGGTAGAGACTGAAGCACCAAAATATACAAGTTTTGGTGGGAATTTGGCGTATTCAAAGCTTATTCGGTATCCACAACTTACAATTTTGTGGGCTGGGTATCCATTTAGCATTGACGCAAACGAGGAACGAGGGCATTTTTGGATTCAAGTCGATCAAATGGAAACAGCGCGAAACAATAAAGATTTTCTTAACGCGCACGGATTTGCTGGATTTGGCGGACAGCCTGCGGCGTGTATGAACTGCCATAGCGGCTGGACTCCTTGGCTCATTAATAATGTAGCAAAGGGCGATTTCGTTGCTTTCAACAGCACAAAGTATTGGACTATGATTAAAAATGTTCCTACAAGAAATGGTATAGAAGAAGGAAGTGAAGCACACGGCGGACCTCACGGCGGTAAAAGAATGGGTGTAACCTGTGCTGACTGCCACAATCCTAACGATATGAACCTAAGAATAGTGCGCCCAGCACTTATCAATGCACTTGTTGATAGAGGTTATCAAAAAGATGCAATGCAGGGCATTAAAGCAGATAGAAAAGAAATGAGAACCCTTGTGTGCGCTCAATGCCACGTAGAATACTACTTTAAGCCAACAGGTGAAAAAGTTAAGGTTATGGGTGAGAGTATTGCAAGTGACGAGAGCAAGAAATGGTGGAATGGCACACAAAAGACTTATGATGAATTTGAACATTGGAGAGATGGCAATAAAGCTACTGAAATCGAAGTCGATGGTATTAACCTTACATTCCCTTGGAGTGCGTGGAAAAAAGGCGAGAAGTTTAGAATCGAGATGTTTGATGAGCACTATGAGGCGGTGCGCCCTATTTTCGCACAGGATTGGTCTCATAAGGAAACAAAAGCACCTATGCTTAAGATTCAACACCCTGAATATGAGCTATTTAGCGGTGGGGTGCACGCAGCAAATGGTGTAAGTTGTGCGGATTGTCATATGCCTTATGTCAAAGGTGCAGGTGGTAAAAAAATCACACAGCACAATATCACTTCACCACTTTTTGATGTGAATTCTGCGTGTAAAACTTGCCATACACAACCAGAAGAATATCTCAAAAATCAAATTGCAGATATTCAAAAATCTGTAGCATTTGACCTAAGAAGTGCAGAATATGCAACCGTTAGCCTCATCTTTGATATTAAGAAATTGCGCACAGAGCTTAGCAACCTCCCTGCTTATCAAACAGATGGTAAGCCAGATGATGCAAAAATTTCTAAAGCATTAAAAGAGCCACTTGAGCTTCACCGCAAGGGACAAATGAGGGGCGATTTCGTAGGAGCAGAAAACTCTACAGGATTCCATAATCCACGCGAAGCAAGCAGAATGCTCCTCCAAGCTGTGGAAATGGCGAGAATGGGCCAAACTAAGCTTGTTGAAATTGCGACTGCAAATGGTATTAAGAATTTCACAACTTCCAATCTTGGATTTGATGAGATTCAGAAGTTTAATCCGGGTGAGATTGTGTATAAAATTGACCTTGATGGACATACTGCGGGCGAACGCTACTATGAAGACCCCAGGGTAAATGGTGAAGCACCACAAGAACTCCTAGAGCTTGATAAAAATACTAAGCCCTATAATTTTGGAGCGATTGATAAAATCTCTGCAAGTGCTACAAGCACAAAATAA
- the nrfH gene encoding cytochrome c nitrite reductase small subunit yields the protein MQNKSSSLAFNVVVVFLVVIVILACYTFYHAKGFSYFSDAPEACNNCHIMNEVYNDYLSAPHSQKTAGTPRATCNDCHLPHGFVSKWVAKAKSGVGHAYAFTFKLDDLPINLSANASSKEIVQDNCVRCHIEYAQNAVNPTTIPGHNNALSCVSCHESAGHKRGF from the coding sequence ATGCAAAATAAGTCGTCCTCTCTCGCGTTTAATGTGGTTGTTGTGTTTCTTGTTGTTATTGTGATTCTTGCGTGTTATACATTCTACCACGCCAAAGGCTTCTCATACTTTAGCGATGCACCAGAAGCGTGCAACAACTGTCATATTATGAATGAGGTATATAACGACTATCTTAGTGCGCCACACTCGCAAAAAACCGCAGGAACGCCACGAGCCACTTGTAATGACTGCCACTTACCGCACGGATTTGTCTCAAAATGGGTTGCAAAAGCTAAAAGCGGTGTAGGGCACGCTTATGCTTTTACATTCAAGCTTGATGATTTGCCTATTAATCTTAGTGCAAATGCATCAAGCAAGGAAATCGTGCAGGATAATTGTGTGCGCTGTCATATAGAATATGCCCAGAATGCGGTCAATCCAACGACCATACCCGGACATAACAACGCCCTAAGTTGCGTTTCGTGCCACGAGAGTGCGGGGCATAAACGAGGTTTCTAA
- a CDS encoding polyphenol oxidase family protein, which produces MFLHTSFESSLFREQNVRFALTNRVGGASVGAFNALNLGFNVGDMFQNVVRNHQKVAMCLYEECHIAQEKRKPLYYMEQIHSAESIVLDEALESRLLESQHLQRGEQDFATRDFKDSICIGKTDAIITHLPYRICLVLVADCNPLLLYDAKHHAMAVIHAGRRGVFDRILPQTLAKMTTLYGTKAADCLLYVGASIRSCCYEVGQEVRDELLRLGFESSAMNGNKLDLIHCIYTQCENLGIKQEHIEINPHCSCCNDNLYSYRREGITGRFGLLAMLV; this is translated from the coding sequence ATGTTTTTACATACGAGTTTTGAAAGTAGTCTTTTTAGGGAGCAAAATGTGCGTTTTGCACTTACTAATCGCGTTGGTGGAGCGAGTGTAGGGGCATTTAATGCACTCAATCTTGGATTCAATGTAGGCGATATGTTTCAAAATGTAGTGAGAAATCATCAAAAGGTGGCAATGTGTCTTTATGAGGAATGCCATATTGCACAAGAGAAGAGAAAGCCCTTGTATTATATGGAGCAGATTCACAGCGCAGAAAGCATTGTTTTAGATGAGGCTTTAGAATCTCGCCTTTTGGAATCGCAGCATTTACAGAGAGGGGAGCAGGATTTTGCAACGCGAGACTTTAAGGATTCTATTTGTATCGGCAAGACTGATGCAATTATTACGCACCTGCCTTACAGAATCTGTCTCGTATTGGTAGCGGATTGCAATCCTCTTTTGCTCTATGATGCAAAGCATCACGCAATGGCAGTGATACACGCGGGGCGCAGGGGTGTATTTGATAGAATCTTGCCACAAACTCTTGCAAAAATGACTACTCTTTATGGTACAAAAGCAGCAGATTGTCTGCTTTATGTGGGGGCTTCTATCCGCTCGTGTTGCTATGAAGTAGGGCAAGAAGTGCGCGATGAGCTTTTGAGGTTAGGCTTTGAATCAAGCGCAATGAATGGCAATAAACTTGATTTAATTCATTGTATTTACACACAATGTGAGAATCTAGGTATTAAGCAAGAACATATTGAGATAAATCCTCATTGTAGCTGCTGTAATGATAATCTCTACTCCTATCGCAGAGAGGGCATCACTGGACGCTTTGGGCTTTTGGCAATGCTGGTGTAA
- a CDS encoding class I SAM-dependent methyltransferase has protein sequence MTNCILCHSNNTEITQEVKQDDINALCRKVYGMDTSYLITSDLLYHHCKSCDLRFFTTKDGTIPTGDNNFYNTLTELDWYYFSEKHEYSFAKQFINKDSKVLEVGCGKAAFAHFLPQEAKAHYVGLEFNTQAKELAAKNGILIENIPIEEYAKSHAHSFDIACSFQVLEHVSNPHSFISAQIQCLKDSQLSMGGGGITHLY, from the coding sequence ATGACAAACTGCATTCTCTGTCATAGTAACAACACTGAAATTACCCAAGAAGTAAAGCAAGATGATATAAATGCACTGTGTAGAAAAGTATATGGTATGGATACAAGCTACCTTATCACGAGTGATTTACTCTATCATCATTGCAAAAGCTGTGATTTGCGCTTTTTTACTACCAAAGATGGCACTATCCCCACAGGCGATAATAACTTCTACAACACACTTACCGAACTTGATTGGTATTATTTTAGTGAAAAACACGAATATAGCTTTGCCAAACAATTTATAAATAAAGATTCTAAAGTATTAGAAGTAGGTTGTGGCAAGGCTGCATTTGCACATTTCCTACCTCAAGAAGCAAAAGCACATTATGTTGGACTAGAATTTAACACACAAGCAAAAGAATTAGCAGCAAAAAATGGAATTTTAATTGAAAATATACCCATTGAAGAATATGCCAAAAGCCATGCACATAGCTTTGATATTGCTTGTAGCTTCCAAGTGTTAGAACACGTAAGCAATCCTCATAGCTTTATCTCTGCACAAATTCAATGCCTAAAAGATTCACAACTAAGTATGGGGGGGGGGGGTATAACTCATCTTTATTAA
- a CDS encoding class I SAM-dependent methyltransferase: MNINLENKNLEPSERQEILTLLNMQNPNISDDLEQIWYLLNQVWRNMGCDNKHLDWEKIGKFYTHPVWILNGLFIESHELSLSIRKAIAQYIASLNPKRVCDYGGGFGSLAKEIAKLCPHTQIDIYEPFPSSYGKKCVEEFSNIAFVSMLKENYYDCLVSTDVLEHVDDVLHTFESMLATLTIGGKALIGNCFYPVIECHLPKHFHYRYTFRYIATMMGVSYNGSVEGTGYVEIYTKHKKSRVNFTTKLAGGGGSKCLFAIMPILKPILKPLLKVLKHFASHTKDSK; the protein is encoded by the coding sequence ATGAATATTAACTTAGAAAACAAAAATTTAGAGCCGAGTGAGAGGCAAGAGATTCTCACTTTACTTAATATGCAAAATCCCAACATTAGCGATGATTTAGAGCAGATATGGTATCTACTCAATCAAGTGTGGCGCAATATGGGCTGCGATAATAAACATTTAGATTGGGAAAAAATAGGCAAATTTTATACACACCCTGTGTGGATTCTCAATGGGCTTTTTATAGAATCTCACGAACTTTCTCTTAGCATACGCAAGGCAATAGCGCAATATATCGCTTCACTCAATCCAAAACGCGTATGTGATTATGGTGGTGGATTTGGTAGCCTAGCCAAAGAGATAGCCAAACTTTGCCCACATACGCAAATTGATATTTATGAGCCATTCCCTAGCTCTTATGGCAAAAAATGTGTTGAAGAATTTAGTAATATTGCTTTCGTTTCTATGCTTAAAGAAAACTATTATGATTGTCTTGTATCTACCGATGTTTTAGAGCACGTTGATGATGTGCTACATACTTTTGAATCTATGCTTGCGACCCTTACAATCGGGGGCAAGGCACTCATTGGCAACTGCTTTTATCCTGTCATTGAATGCCACTTGCCTAAACATTTTCATTATCGCTACACTTTTAGATATATTGCTACAATGATGGGTGTTTCTTATAATGGCAGTGTAGAGGGCACGGGATATGTAGAAATCTACACGAAACACAAAAAGTCGCGTGTCAATTTTACAACGAAATTAGCGGGGGGGGGGGGGAGCAAATGTTTATTTGCAATAATGCCTATTCTCAAACCCATACTCAAGCCACTCCTCAAAGTGCTTAAACATTTCGCATCTCACACAAAGGATTCAAAATGA